From Cinclus cinclus chromosome 2, bCinCin1.1, whole genome shotgun sequence, one genomic window encodes:
- the LOC134041120 gene encoding solute carrier family 25 member 33-like: MPEHSTLLHLLAGGCGGTAGAILTCPLEVVKTRLQSSQLALRPLCLPDIQLPGMSVRLMNPTPPPPGVLKLLRAILEKEGKRSLFRGLGPNLAGVAPSRAIYFAAYSATKERLNTVLVPESKKVHVLAAACGGISSATLTNPIWLVKTRMQLEARVKGEMASNALQCAMHVYRTEGLRGFYRGITASYAGVSETIIHFVIYEALKKELRNSQHSHSPSLTLPPNNSDFFILMGAAAVSKTCATCIAYPHEVVRTRLREEGSRYRSFTQTLQLVVREEGPLALYRGLLAHLIRQIPNAAIMMATYELIVHLASSTL; the protein is encoded by the exons ATGCCGGAGCACAGCACGCTGCTCCACCTGCTCGCCGGAGG ATGtggtggcacagctggagccatCCTGACCTGTCCCCTGGAAGTGGTGAAGACACGTCTGCAGTcatcccagctggcactgcGGCCTCTGTGCCTCCCAGACATACAGCTGCCAGGGATGAGTGTGAGGCTGATGAATCCCACCCCACCACCTCCTGGAGTGCTCAAGTTGCTGAG gGCCATCCTTGAGAAGGAAGGCAAACGGTCCCTGTTCCGAGGTCTGGGACCAAACCTCGCTGGGGTTGCTCCTTCCCG GGCTATATATTTTGCAGCCTATTCTGCTACTAAGGAGAGGCTTAATACTGTCCTGGTACCAGAGTCCAAGAAAGTACACGTATTAGCAGCAGCCTGTGGAG GCATTAGCTCAGCCACACTCACCAACCCCATCTGGTTAGTGAAAACCAGGATGCAACTGGAAGCCAG GGTGAAGGGGGAGATGGCCAGCAATGCCCTCCAGTGTGCCATGCACGTGTACCGCACTGAAGGCCTGCGTGGATTTTACCGTGGGATCACTGCCTCCTATGCTGGAGTGTCAGAGACCATCATACACTTTGTCATCTATGAAGCACTGAAAAAGGAGCTGAGAAATAGCCagcattcccattccccatcacTCACACTTCCACCAAACAACAGTGATTTCTTCATACTAATGGGCGCTGCTGCTGTCTCCAAGACATGTGCTACATGCATTGCATATCCACACG AGGTCGTTCGGACACGGTTGCGAGAGGAAGGGTCACGGTACCGTTCCTTTACACAGACTCTGCAGCTCGTGGTCCGTGAAGAGGGACCCTTGGCTCTATACCGGGGGCTCCTGGCACACCTGATCCGTCAGATCCCAAACGCAGCCATCATGATGGCTACCTATGAACTCATCGTACATTTGGCCTCTTCCACCTTGTAA